A single region of the Actinoplanes sp. SE50/110 genome encodes:
- a CDS encoding DUF4081 domain-containing GNAT family N-acetyltransferase, producing the protein MLTVPIRQLGEPERVSVERILDADPYAGAQIAERVATHGLNWWRSDGRIYGYEPAHRVESIIWSGAHLVPVGATAPAVAAFADLLSTEPRICSSIIGRAEAVLDLWDRLSVHWGRARDVRPHQPLLVTDRAPEVPADPEVRLVRPGEVDQLFPAAVAMYTEEVGVSPLQDDGGRGYRRRIAELVKGRRAYARFIGDQVIFKAELAIITRRTTQVQGVWVHPEYRGRGIATAAMAAVVDDALRRVAPTVSLYVNDYNTAARQVYHRCGFTSAGAFATVLF; encoded by the coding sequence GTGTTGACGGTGCCCATTCGCCAGCTCGGTGAGCCCGAGCGCGTGTCGGTCGAGCGGATTCTGGACGCCGACCCCTATGCGGGTGCCCAGATCGCCGAGCGGGTCGCCACACACGGGCTGAACTGGTGGCGGTCCGACGGGCGCATCTACGGCTATGAGCCGGCCCATCGCGTCGAGTCGATCATCTGGTCGGGCGCGCACCTGGTGCCGGTGGGCGCGACCGCGCCGGCCGTGGCGGCGTTCGCCGACCTGCTCAGCACCGAGCCGCGGATCTGCTCGTCGATCATCGGGCGGGCCGAGGCGGTCCTCGACCTGTGGGATCGGCTGAGCGTGCACTGGGGGCGGGCCCGGGACGTGCGGCCCCACCAGCCGCTCCTGGTCACCGACCGCGCGCCGGAGGTGCCGGCCGACCCGGAGGTGCGTCTGGTCCGGCCGGGCGAGGTGGATCAGCTGTTCCCGGCCGCCGTGGCGATGTACACGGAGGAGGTCGGGGTCTCACCGCTGCAGGACGACGGCGGCCGGGGCTACCGGCGGCGGATCGCCGAGCTGGTCAAGGGCCGGCGGGCCTACGCCCGGTTCATCGGCGACCAGGTGATCTTCAAGGCCGAGCTGGCCATCATCACCCGGCGCACCACGCAGGTGCAGGGTGTCTGGGTGCATCCGGAGTATCGGGGGCGCGGGATCGCGACCGCGGCGATGGCCGCGGTGGTCGACGACGCGCTGCGCCGGGTCGCGCCCACGGTCAGCCTGTATGTGAACGACTACAACACCGCCGCCCGTCAGGTCTACCACCGCTGCGGCTTCACCTCGGCCGGCGCCTTCGCCACCGTGTTGTTCTGA
- the ispG gene encoding flavodoxin-dependent (E)-4-hydroxy-3-methylbut-2-enyl-diphosphate synthase translates to MTAISLGMPAVPPPPLAPRRQSRQINVGGVLVGGGAPVSVQSMTTTLTSDVNATLQQIAELTAAGCQIVRVAVPSQDDVEALPAIAKKSQIPVIADIHFQPKYVFAAIDAGCAAVRVNPGNIRQFDDKVKEIARAASDAGVPIRIGVNAGSLDKRLLEKYGKATAEALVESALWECSLFEEHGFRDIKISVKHNDPVVMIRAYRQLAEQCDYPLHLGVTEAGPAFQGTIKSAVAFGALLAEGIGDTIRVSLSAPPVEEIKVGQQILESLGLRERGLEIVSCPSCGRAQVDVYTLAEQVTAALDGFPVPLRVAVMGCVVNGPGEAREADLGVASGNGKGQIFVKGKVIKTVPEAVIVETLVEEALRLADEMGAELPDELRELLPGPTVTVH, encoded by the coding sequence GTGACCGCGATCAGTCTCGGAATGCCGGCCGTCCCCCCGCCGCCGCTGGCCCCGCGCCGCCAGAGCCGGCAGATCAACGTCGGAGGAGTCCTGGTCGGCGGGGGCGCCCCGGTCAGCGTCCAGTCGATGACCACCACCCTCACCTCCGACGTCAACGCGACCCTGCAGCAGATCGCCGAGCTGACCGCGGCCGGCTGCCAGATCGTCCGGGTCGCCGTGCCGTCCCAGGACGACGTCGAGGCGCTGCCGGCGATCGCCAAGAAGTCGCAGATCCCGGTGATCGCCGACATCCACTTCCAGCCCAAGTACGTGTTCGCCGCGATCGACGCGGGCTGCGCGGCGGTCCGGGTCAATCCGGGCAACATCCGCCAGTTCGACGACAAGGTCAAGGAGATCGCCCGGGCCGCGTCCGACGCCGGCGTGCCGATCCGGATCGGGGTCAACGCCGGCTCGCTCGACAAGCGGCTTCTCGAGAAATACGGCAAGGCCACCGCCGAGGCGCTGGTGGAGTCGGCGCTCTGGGAGTGCTCGCTGTTCGAGGAGCACGGTTTCCGGGACATCAAGATCTCGGTCAAACACAACGATCCGGTCGTGATGATCCGCGCCTACCGTCAGCTCGCCGAGCAGTGCGACTACCCGCTGCACCTGGGCGTGACCGAGGCCGGGCCGGCCTTCCAGGGCACGATCAAGTCGGCGGTGGCGTTCGGCGCGCTGCTCGCCGAGGGGATCGGCGACACCATCCGGGTCTCGCTGTCCGCGCCGCCGGTCGAGGAGATCAAGGTCGGGCAGCAGATCCTGGAGTCGCTCGGCCTGCGCGAACGCGGCCTGGAGATCGTCTCCTGCCCGTCCTGCGGGCGGGCCCAGGTCGACGTCTACACGCTGGCCGAGCAGGTGACCGCGGCGCTCGACGGGTTCCCGGTGCCGCTGCGAGTGGCCGTGATGGGCTGCGTCGTGAACGGGCCCGGGGAGGCTCGCGAGGCCGACCTCGGGGTCGCCTCCGGCAACGGCAAGGGGCAGATCTTCGTCAAGGGCAAGGTGATCAAGACGGTGCCGGAGGCGGTGATCGTCGAGACGCTGGTCGAGGAGGCGCTGCGGCTCGCCGACGAGATGGGCGCGGAGCTGCCCGACGAGCTGCGCGAGCTGCTGCCCGGTCCCACGGTCACCGTGCACTAG
- a CDS encoding RIP metalloprotease produces the protein MLFWLGCAAFALTILISVSLHELGHMITGKRFGMKVTQYFVGFGPTIFSFKVGETEYGLKAIPLGGFCKIVGMTPQDDDVAPEDQHRAMWRFPVWKRTIVMSAGSITHFLLALAGAWFMAFFVGLPNIHLPQTRAEQRSWPAYIQVGDCLPVQTELKKLDAAAQKAAASAKCEPGVNGAIVAPAKAAGLQDLDRITKVGNTPVANYGQLTDAIRASTAGPTVFEYVRDGKPASTKVNLISDERAPIEDPKGKVTLVSVAGLDWDTDQPLVNHYTAAGAFRGSGEYSWYLVEGSFKAMAKIPQKIPALWHSITGDERDPDTPISVIGASRLGGEAIEKGVPEVFWQIFISLNVFIGLFNLLPLLPLDGGHIAIAWYERVRSWLYQRLRRPDPGRVDYYKLMPLTYAVILIGGAFTLLTATADIINPITIFK, from the coding sequence GCGCTGACCATCCTGATCTCGGTGAGCCTGCACGAGCTGGGTCACATGATCACCGGGAAGCGCTTCGGCATGAAGGTGACTCAGTATTTCGTCGGGTTCGGGCCGACGATCTTCTCGTTCAAGGTCGGTGAGACGGAGTACGGCCTGAAGGCCATCCCGCTCGGCGGCTTCTGCAAGATCGTCGGGATGACCCCGCAGGACGACGACGTCGCGCCGGAGGACCAGCACCGCGCGATGTGGCGGTTCCCGGTCTGGAAGCGGACGATCGTGATGTCCGCCGGCTCGATTACCCACTTCCTGCTGGCCCTGGCCGGCGCCTGGTTCATGGCCTTCTTCGTCGGCCTGCCCAACATCCACCTCCCGCAGACCCGTGCCGAGCAGCGCTCCTGGCCGGCCTACATCCAGGTCGGCGACTGCCTGCCGGTGCAGACCGAGCTCAAGAAGCTGGACGCCGCGGCGCAGAAGGCGGCGGCGAGCGCCAAGTGCGAGCCGGGCGTCAACGGCGCGATCGTCGCACCGGCCAAGGCCGCCGGCCTGCAGGACCTGGACCGGATCACCAAGGTCGGCAACACTCCGGTGGCCAACTACGGCCAGCTCACCGACGCGATCCGGGCCTCCACGGCCGGCCCGACCGTCTTCGAGTACGTGCGGGACGGCAAGCCGGCCAGCACCAAGGTCAACCTGATCAGCGACGAGCGCGCGCCGATCGAGGATCCGAAGGGCAAGGTCACCCTGGTCTCGGTCGCCGGCCTGGACTGGGACACCGACCAGCCGTTGGTCAACCACTACACCGCGGCCGGCGCGTTCCGCGGCTCCGGTGAGTACTCGTGGTATCTGGTCGAGGGCTCGTTCAAGGCGATGGCCAAGATCCCGCAGAAGATTCCGGCGCTGTGGCACTCGATCACCGGCGACGAGCGTGACCCGGACACCCCGATCAGCGTGATCGGCGCCAGCCGCCTCGGCGGCGAGGCGATCGAGAAGGGGGTGCCCGAGGTCTTCTGGCAGATCTTCATCTCGCTGAACGTCTTCATCGGTCTGTTCAACCTGCTGCCCCTGCTCCCGCTGGACGGTGGTCACATCGCCATCGCGTGGTACGAACGGGTGCGCTCCTGGCTCTACCAGCGACTCCGGCGACCCGATCCGGGGCGTGTCGACTACTACAAGCTGATGCCGCTGACCTATGCGGTCATCCTGATCGGTGGCGCGTTCACGCTGCTGACCGCGACCGCCGACATCATCAACCCGATTACGATCTTCAAGTGA